The genomic DNA AGAAGAAACTAGCTCCTCCAGTTTCAGTAGCACGGCACACTGTGAGACTGTGCTCTACCCCCTCCTGCCTTCACAGTCACAAATACAGCTGCTGCACCAGAGACTGCTTTTGGGCTGGCAGTAAATGAACCCAGAAGATCAAGGCCTGTGGCTGCCTGTCAGTGTGAGGAGCTGTCAATCTCAGCTCATGTTTGTCTTCAACAAACTGCAGAAACACCTAAGATTCACCCCTCTGCTCTTAGGCATGCCCCATTGATGAAAAAACgtcctggaaatatttttcttgtttcctcaCAGTCCCTctaatggaaaagaaaacaagatcagacttttttttcttctttctttctttctttttttaatatttctggcAAATTACAGCAAAGCCTTTCATTATCAAGAAAGTATGCACCATGAATACCGTTCAGGATACCTTCCACGTGAGATTTCTTATTTCAGTGTATCTGGTATGAATGCTGAGAGACACTCTGGGAAGTCACCAGGGCTGTGTCTGTACTGCAGGATGGAAGTGTTCTGCCTCTTCACCCCCAAAGacaggagcagctggaagaggaacTGAGAGGAGCAGCTAAGAGAGATTATGTCAGAGATGTGAATGGTGAGTGTAAACAGCAGAGAGTAAGAGAAATCCACAAAGGTTTCTGAAGCATGAAATTGGTATTTGAAAATAACGCCCCAAATGTTCATGTTGGTGATCAGAAACTGCTGTGTAGTGCTGAGTTCAGTGGGACACTGGAACAGCCTCTTGATGGGTATGACCAATTCttcagcagcccagctgctaCACCAGTAGTAAATGATCCACAATAAATAATCTGGAATCCACAAGGAATACACAAATCTCCAGGGAGGACCGAGCTAGGAATTCATGAACTTTTTGCTCAAATCAAAACACCGTTATGGGACTGagatttatttcagcttcactGTCATTGTTCCACAGCAATGTGGAGGGAGACGTTTTGTTCATTAACACTGCTTGGGGTGTTTTCACTGTGGTTGGGTTTGTAGACCCTTGCTCAGCACATTAGATTAGTAGTGTGGCATTCCAGGAAGTATCCTAAAAATTCATAAAAGGAGGTTCTGTTCATGCCTCTGAACATGACTGTGACTCTTGCAGTAGATCAAAAATGTAGAAAAGTGGAAGAGTAGAATTattactaggaaaaaaaaaaagagaaaaaaagagaaaaaaaagaaaagaagagaactAACAGTGCCAGTAAGAAGTATAAAGCACGGAGGAGAGCTAGACATTCATAGCTGAAGGATGTCTTCTTCTGTGACACATGCACAAGTCCTTATGAGGACTATAAATCTCTGTGTCCCAGAGCAATTATGATTATTAATACAGTTCGGGAACACTTTGGCCCACCTTCTGAGGATAACTATATTTACGTGTTGTATACTCCAGCCTACTAATGCATTAAAGCAGTCATATCAACAAGACATCAGAAGTCTCTCCTGAATGGAAGTGTTTAATCCTCATCACTTGTGTTATGTTACAGCTGTACAGTTAGAACTGACGAGTGGTGTTAGGACTGTATCAGGGgatgctgggagaggagcagtACCTGTAGGTGCTTGCCttagcattttggtttttttcctggacatGACTTTTGGCCGTTTTGGCATCACTTGTGTTGATTAAAACTGAGTAATCATGTAACAGTTTTTTATCTGGATCAACAGACTTGGGTAGCTCCTGGAGCTTGTTACCGTGCCCATTTCCTTAGTatgaaaatagttttacatATGTCtagaagagaatgaaaacagGGAAATGTATTAGGTGCAATCCAAtgcatttaaattttcatgTGATAGttctcaaaagcaaaataaaaaattccaaCCTTGCAGAACATCTTCTAGCTTCTCATAATCATTTTGGTCTGACAAACCAGTCCTGCCAGTGGTTGCTGCCTCGCTGGAATAGGATGGCAGGCTTTTCACAGACATAGTAATACTTTCTTGTACATGGAGTACTATATATGGAATCATAATAAATATATCCACAGTATTGGGGGTGTAGGTGCTTTAccctatgaaagaaaaatctttgttgttACATCTCACCTCATTCAAATGGTACATTCTTGCCCTTTCTTCTAAAAAGAGCTGTCTTTGCAAGAATTACTTATGTGGCTTTCACGAAGAGTGTATATgcccaacaaaaaaataaaacatttagtGACATTGTGCACCAACTTGTAGGAAGATAACTCTGTCCTGAACATGCCAACAAGCACTCCCAACAGATTCCAAGGGTGGATCCTAAACCATTTTTTGTACCTGACAGCAAGAAACAGTAACTCCTGGATACCAACTGGAGGTGTCAGTGGCTCTTTCAACAGTGAGTTGAGAGGAGACTGCCCAATAATGAAAATCGGCAAAGCAGATTTCAAAGcaagtagaaaaatatattgtctTTCTGAAACAACATGTTAAACTGAAGTGAAATGATGGTagagaataaataaatttaatatataattttatatatgtatataatatattataatagattatataatatgtattacgtaacaagaaaaaatcaaaagcattaaATTAAACACCTTTTCATTGTAGTTTTTTCCTTGTGTCCTCACTGAAACAAGATGTCAAATACAATGTATGACATTTATGGTCAATCTGAAACTAAATTgtggaaatacattttctggGTATTTTTCCCCCCCGCAGTAATAGTGCCTAGACCACCCTCTAAACAGTTctgggaaaggcaaagaaaaatctgaagtggaaaaaatgagaCCCAGAACACAGAGAAATCTGCATAAAAGTTGGCTGTTGGATGTGCCCTTTGTGTCAGACAAACTGGGAGTTGCATGTGGATGAGGACCGACTTTGTGTACTGTGGGAAAGCTGCCCACTTACCAAGGCATTTGTTTTGTAAGAACTGTGTTGTCTGTCCAATACCACTCTCTCTGTTCATCTCTAAATGTTAATCCAAGCCAGTAGGTTTCTCTAGGAAATTCTTGTACCAGTTTCTATGCAGAGTAAGGACAAACCGAAACAGACATTCAGgaagatattaaaaacaaatatttagaCTCAAAAGTTGAAAACATTGATGGAAATTTCTTAAAGAACATAAATAGCACAAATTGTTAACCTGTCAGGAAAAGTTCTGCACTTAAAGGAAAAGGCTAGTGTCAAAGGAGAAATGACAGTGGAGCTGTTTTTAATTGGAGAGAAGACATGCTTCTAGCTCTGAAGAGCAATGTCACCCTCATCAACCTGATCAAAACACTGTGGGTGACACGCTTGATCATTCTTCCCCCTTTAGTCATGAACCATTCCTCCCCTTTTACTCTGTCCTTAGCATTTATCAACAGTGAGAAGGAAgcctctgcagggagctgttGGGTTTGATTGGTTGAACTTTCACCCTTGGCTCTAGAATTGTTAACTTATTCCCAAAAGCTGGACCATGACAAGTAGAGGAGGTGTTAAAGTTAGGCATTTAGTGATATTCTGCTCTTAAAAACTGCTCTGAGCCGAACAAGTAAGAATGTAAACCTGAATAACGCCACCTTTTTCACTTGAGGGAAATCTCTAAAGGTTTTGATTAGATTTTCCcggttttctctttcttccttcacttACCATTGTCACTCCAAGTGCACttcttcattttatctttttcctcatACCTCTCAATGCCGTGATTAAGACAGCTAGAACAAACTGCACCTAAAAACTTTTGCTGTCACCAGTTTGGGAGGGTGAGAATAAAGCTACTTCCCTTTACTTCCAGGATAAACCTTATGGCCTGCAGCTCCGTGAGAGGGGAACGGGCATTTGTCAGTTGCTGGAGAGCAGGCATGCCCAGCCCTGACTGCCAGTTCTGGGGACATCTTTTCTGCCCTCAAACCTTCCAATATATCTGCTGGCACCCAGAGGAAAAAGCATTATTTCGCTCTACACCTGGCATTTTCTCTTCCcacttcagtttgttttcattgaCTAAAAGATTAGGCCACGTTTTGGCAGCTAGCTGCCAAGTGTTTTAGTTTTGATTGAAAAGATGAGTTCGACTTCCATGGGAAGAAATTCTACGAAGTAAGGAGGACTATGCTTAGCCCATGAGGAGACCAGGTTAGAAGAGGTTTTCCCACTAGTATCTTACCAAATCCTTGTATGGATCTGAAACAATTGTTAAGTCAGTGAAATCATTGCCCACAACAAAACAGTCATCCCATTAAGTAGCCAGCCATAGCAAGCTGAGGCAAGGTGGGCTGTCCCCAACCATCAGCCACTCGAAGGGCTGCACTTCATATGGCAATGGCCAGTCCTGTGCCTGAGCACTGCCCAGGGCAACCTAACCACTGCAGAAAAACTCCTGCTCACGGTGCCATCTAAGAAAGTTATGTGAGGTGAGTAGCTGATTGGGTGTGTGAATGTCTTGCTAAATGAATGTCATGCTAAACAGGGTGAGAAACCAGTCCATACCATCTTTGCTGCATCTTTTATCAGAAGAAGAGTAGAGTTCCTCGAGGAACAAAACTGGTGACTCTGTTCCCATGACTTCTCTTCCTTGGAGTGGTAGTAACATGTGTCGCCACCTTTCCACAGCCAGTTTGCAGGGCAGAGTACACAGTTCTggcctggaaaaggaaaaccatcaCCCTGTTTCTGTTCCTATGCTGTCCCTCACAGAACATTGCTCTAGGCCTGTGATGACAAGATCTGCAGGGACTGAGGATATTTAAGGCAGTCCTCACTCAGTCAAAATCCCACTGTGGCCCTAGAAGGTTCAGGTAATAACAGAGATGAAAACTAAATCATCCCCCTGTCTCTCCCATTCCTTTAAGCACTGGGAGGAAGTTCAGGTGCTGCAAATGGGATTTGCTTTGCCTAAATTTAGGAGTCTATAAAGGTGATACGAGTCAAGCCATCTGGAGTCCCATTTTGGTCAACGGACAAAAGTAGATGTGTCTCacacatgctttttctgttgttccagGTGTGTTGCTTGGGAGGAAACAGACTGTATCCTTGCACTACCAATTTCCCTTCATCGACCAAAAGGGAGACCTAGACAGTTAGCTTGTCTGTGGAACAATATCCTGACAAATGAAATCCCCTTTCCCAACAGTCACAACAGGATCCCTTTGCCCAATGCCCCTACTCCCCAGAGTGTGATTTCCCAACAGAACTATTTCTCTGGCTGGCACATTGTCAGATGCCACTTAAATAACCAAGCTGTGGCAAAGTGATTTCAGAAACAGCCCTGTGCTGTACACAGTCAGGAGACAGGGAATGAACTCCCAGGTTGGTTTAGCTTCCCCATATCACTTCTGACTTCAGGAGATTCCTGTCTTACTTGCGGTCAGTACTAGCCCACTGCCCTGTGTGTGGACTGCTGTTCACACGGAGTGCAGTAGGTTGTTTAATTCTCAGACACCACTGTAAAATTGCCTATTAGATGCAGATGAGCATGTTGTAACGATCCCTGAGCTAGTGCTGATGGGAACTGGCATGTCCAGAAAGCATCCTGCAGAACCCTTTTCTTATGGGAAGTAAATCCTGAAACCCTGGCACCACTGCCATGTCCCATGCCAGTGCACATGTGGCCAGGCTGGGTCCCTCTCTCCAGGAGCTGCATGAGGCAGACCTGCTCCTTGCCTGCTTTC from Falco rusticolus isolate bFalRus1 chromosome 5, bFalRus1.pri, whole genome shotgun sequence includes the following:
- the LOC119148727 gene encoding C-type lectin domain family 12 member A-like isoform X1, producing MTEEIVYANLKFENNHELDNITEPEETKEKASQLHFTTELLPGPPTSSRSYWPVVLILFMLCLALLMALVTLAVLFIQIPKDYRTQLTDLNMTKNQLHANFSNILQAIGNQLCLEGEKNLKNNGQNCVLCPANWLWKGGDTCYYHSKEEKSWEQSHQFCSSRNSTLLLIKDAAKMKLVQEFPRETYWLGLTFRDEQREWYWTDNTVLTKQMPWVKHLHPQYCGYIYYDSIYSTPCTRKYYYVCEKPAILFQRGSNHWQDWFVRPK